A segment of the Actinomycetota bacterium genome:
TTCTTCGCTGTGGCGCTCGCCGGCGTGCTGGGAAACGTGGTCGGTTCGTGGTTCTGGTACGGGGTCGGATGGAAGCTCGGTCGCGCCCCCCTCGACCGCTACGGCAAGTACGTCGGCGTCAAGCCCGCAGATCTGGACAAGGTCGAGCTCTGGTGGGGAAAGCACGGGACCAAGGCGGTTCTGTTCGGCCGCCTGATCCCGATGGTGCGTGCGTTCATCTCGCTTCCGGCGGGGATCGAGCGGATGCCCCTCGGGCGGTTCACGGTGTTCTCGGCCCTCGGCTTCTTGCCGTGGGTCTTCGCCCTGACGGCGGTCGGCTACCTGCTCGGGGAGAACTGGAACGCGATCGTCGGTGAGTTCAATCTGGCGAGCTACGTGATCGCCGGGCTGATCCTGGTTGCGGGGGCCGCGTATCTGATCCGACGCCGGCGAGCGGAACGTCACCCACCGGCGGAATGACCCCGAGGCCCGGCGCCAGCGACACGAGCAGCCACGCGTCGGCCGCGACGAACCAGAGGACCGCC
Coding sequences within it:
- a CDS encoding DedA family protein, with the protein product MEAFVEGFAKHGYLAVFLLMLAETVFPPIPSEVTMPFAGFLASPDRPLDAIQLNFFAVALAGVLGNVVGSWFWYGVGWKLGRAPLDRYGKYVGVKPADLDKVELWWGKHGTKAVLFGRLIPMVRAFISLPAGIERMPLGRFTVFSALGFLPWVFALTAVGYLLGENWNAIVGEFNLASYVIAGLILVAGAAYLIRRRRAERHPPAE